A genomic segment from Cardinium endosymbiont of Culicoides punctatus encodes:
- the groL gene encoding chaperonin GroEL (60 kDa chaperone family; promotes refolding of misfolded polypeptides especially under stressful conditions; forms two stacked rings of heptamers to form a barrel-shaped 14mer; ends can be capped by GroES; misfolded proteins enter the barrel where they are refolded when GroES binds): protein MAKNIIFDSEAREKLKKGVDIMANAVKVTLGPKGRNVILDKKFGSPSVTKDGVSVAKDISLKDPIENMGAQLVKEVASKTADSAGDGTTTATLLAQSIFTHGIKNVAAGANPMDIKRGIDKAVQTVVKKLQETSKKISGPQEIEQVATISANNDHKIGKMIADAMGQVGQDGVITVEEAKGTETEVKVVEGMEFDRGYLSPYFVTNTEKMEVELSNPYILICDKKVSTMKDLLPILEAVSQTGKPLVIIAEDVDGEALATLVVNKIRGALRVAAVKAPGFGDRRKAMLEDIAVLTGGEVISEEQGIKLENATLQSLGTAEKVNMNKDNTIIVNGGGKKQDIDARIVPLKAQIEHATSDYDKEKLQERLAKLSGGVAILYIGAATEVEMKEKKDRVDDALHATRAAVQEGIVPGGGIALLRIATSGVLDTISVENEDEKTGIKILKLALEAPLRTIVANAGGEESVVVQRIKENKDAAFGYNARTDEFEDLYLAGIIDPTKVTRLALENAASIASLLLTTACVVSDEPEDEKANPMPHQMGGGMGGMM from the coding sequence ATGGCAAAAAATATAATTTTTGATTCAGAAGCTAGAGAAAAGCTTAAAAAAGGTGTTGACATAATGGCCAATGCTGTAAAGGTTACTTTAGGACCAAAAGGTAGAAATGTAATTCTAGACAAAAAATTTGGGTCACCTAGTGTTACTAAGGATGGTGTTTCTGTAGCTAAAGATATTAGCTTAAAGGATCCTATAGAAAACATGGGTGCTCAGTTGGTAAAAGAAGTTGCTTCTAAGACAGCTGACAGTGCTGGAGATGGGACTACTACAGCAACGCTTTTAGCACAATCCATTTTCACGCATGGTATTAAAAATGTGGCTGCAGGCGCTAACCCCATGGATATAAAACGTGGTATAGACAAAGCTGTGCAAACAGTAGTTAAAAAACTACAAGAAACTTCTAAAAAAATTTCTGGCCCTCAGGAAATAGAACAAGTAGCTACCATCTCTGCGAACAATGATCATAAAATTGGGAAAATGATCGCAGATGCTATGGGACAAGTGGGTCAAGATGGTGTAATTACTGTTGAAGAAGCAAAAGGAACTGAAACAGAAGTGAAAGTCGTGGAGGGCATGGAGTTTGATAGAGGGTATCTTTCTCCCTACTTTGTAACAAATACAGAAAAAATGGAAGTAGAGCTTTCTAATCCATACATTTTGATTTGTGATAAAAAAGTTTCTACGATGAAGGATTTACTTCCTATTCTAGAAGCGGTTTCTCAAACTGGTAAACCATTAGTAATTATTGCTGAAGATGTAGATGGTGAAGCTTTAGCTACACTTGTTGTTAATAAAATTCGAGGTGCCCTTCGTGTAGCCGCTGTAAAAGCTCCAGGTTTTGGTGATAGAAGGAAAGCCATGTTAGAAGATATTGCTGTACTTACAGGGGGTGAAGTAATTTCTGAAGAACAAGGTATCAAACTGGAAAATGCTACTTTACAATCTCTTGGTACAGCTGAAAAGGTGAATATGAATAAAGATAACACCATTATTGTAAATGGAGGTGGTAAAAAGCAAGATATTGACGCTAGAATAGTTCCACTTAAGGCTCAGATCGAGCATGCTACTTCCGATTATGATAAAGAAAAACTACAAGAACGTTTAGCAAAACTTTCTGGTGGTGTGGCTATTCTTTACATTGGTGCTGCTACAGAAGTTGAGATGAAAGAAAAAAAAGATCGTGTAGATGATGCACTGCATGCTACTAGAGCTGCTGTTCAAGAAGGTATTGTTCCAGGTGGAGGTATTGCATTATTACGCATTGCTACATCTGGTGTATTAGATACTATATCTGTTGAAAATGAAGATGAAAAAACAGGTATTAAAATATTAAAACTTGCACTAGAAGCACCGTTGAGAACAATCGTAGCCAATGCAGGTGGTGAAGAGTCTGTGGTAGTACAGCGTATAAAAGAAAACAAGGATGCTGCTTTTGGTTACAATGCTCGTACAGATGAGTTTGAAGACCTTTACCTAGCTGGAATTATTGATCCTACTAAGGTAACTAGATTAGCATTAGAAAATGCAGCCTCTATTGCTTCGCTTCTTCTTACTACTGCATGTGTAGTATCTGATGAACCTGAGGATGAAAAAGCCAATCCGATGCCTCATCAAATGGGAGGTGGTATGGGTGGCATGATGTAA
- a CDS encoding co-chaperone GroES produces the protein MNTINIQPLADRVLVEPAAAEEKTAGGIIIPDSAKEKPQKGKIIAVGPGKKDEPMTVKVGNEVLYGKYSGTELHIDGKLYLIMKEADIYAIA, from the coding sequence ATGAACACAATTAATATACAACCACTAGCTGACAGGGTATTGGTAGAACCTGCAGCAGCAGAAGAAAAAACAGCAGGAGGAATTATTATTCCTGATAGTGCTAAAGAAAAACCTCAAAAAGGAAAAATTATTGCAGTAGGTCCAGGAAAAAAAGATGAACCCATGACTGTTAAAGTTGGGAATGAGGTTCTTTATGGAAAATACAGCGGCACAGAGTTGCATATAGATGGCAAACTTTATCTTATCATGAAGGAGGCTGACATTTATGCTATTGCTTAA
- a CDS encoding phosphatidate cytidylyltransferase, which yields MFENQKNIVQRFLSIVLFTPVITFAIVWSPWTYFFLFFYVVMLSMLEFYKLIKHTNVLPMRGWGIWLGLLLYTIAFAYYLQNNITPILGYIYIPLFFSIYVIALYNRASSNPFLSIASTLLGILYIAVPFCMLHCLAFYQGAYSYQLILGLLIIVWSQDTGAYLVGYTIGKSKLFERISPKKTWEGVFGGILSAGIASCVIAYFFDILPLWQWISIAGITIVTGVYGDLVASLLKRSAAVKDSSKIIPGHGGLLDRVDSLLLTIPTVVAFLKIIAFVGYNN from the coding sequence ATGTTTGAAAATCAAAAAAATATTGTACAAAGATTTCTGTCTATTGTACTTTTTACGCCTGTAATTACTTTTGCAATTGTTTGGTCTCCATGGACTTATTTTTTTCTGTTTTTCTATGTGGTGATGCTATCTATGCTAGAGTTTTATAAATTAATTAAACATACTAATGTCTTACCTATGCGTGGTTGGGGAATTTGGCTTGGCTTACTTTTATATACCATTGCATTTGCATACTATCTACAAAATAACATTACACCCATACTTGGTTACATATATATACCATTATTCTTTTCAATCTATGTAATTGCACTTTACAACAGAGCATCTTCTAATCCCTTTTTAAGTATAGCTTCTACCTTATTGGGTATTTTATATATTGCGGTTCCTTTCTGTATGCTTCATTGTTTAGCATTCTATCAAGGAGCGTATTCTTATCAGTTAATATTGGGTCTTTTGATCATTGTATGGAGTCAAGATACTGGCGCCTATTTGGTAGGATATACTATAGGGAAATCTAAGTTATTTGAACGTATATCTCCCAAAAAAACATGGGAAGGTGTATTTGGTGGTATTTTATCTGCAGGAATTGCTAGTTGTGTTATTGCATATTTTTTTGATATTTTACCATTGTGGCAATGGATATCCATTGCTGGGATTACTATCGTTACAGGAGTTTATGGAGATTTGGTTGCGTCACTACTAAAAAGAAGTGCAGCTGTAAAAGATTCTAGTAAAATAATTCCAGGACATGGAGGTCTTTTGGATAGGGTAGATAGTTTGCTATTAACTATTCCTACAGTAGTAGCTTTTTTAAAAATAATTGCATTTGTAGGATACAACAATTAA
- a CDS encoding phosphatidylserine decarboxylase family protein, with protein MKIHKEGKGILLWTPVILFAIYYSLQKKEVFNYRQSIGFAVVSSAFYFWLIYFFRDPYRIIHTHDQYILGPADGKILSIQRVYEEEYLQADRIKISIFMSPFNVHVNRFPMSGRIIYFKYHPGKYFVAFHPKSSTHNERTTIVLENEDKQQILFRQIAGFMARRIKFYFKKNDEVRQGEKCGFIKFGSRAEVYLPVDADIQVSVGDKIKGGITVLAKI; from the coding sequence ATGAAAATACATAAAGAAGGCAAAGGAATTTTATTATGGACACCTGTCATTTTGTTTGCCATTTATTATAGCCTTCAGAAAAAAGAAGTCTTTAATTATCGCCAATCAATTGGGTTTGCAGTTGTAAGTAGTGCTTTTTATTTTTGGTTAATCTATTTTTTTAGAGATCCTTATCGTATTATTCATACCCATGATCAGTATATCTTAGGTCCAGCAGATGGAAAAATTCTTAGTATTCAGAGGGTCTATGAGGAGGAGTACTTACAGGCAGATCGAATCAAAATAAGTATATTCATGTCTCCTTTTAATGTGCATGTCAATAGATTTCCTATGTCTGGTAGGATTATATATTTTAAATATCATCCAGGAAAATATTTTGTGGCCTTTCATCCTAAGTCCAGTACACATAATGAAAGAACGACTATTGTTCTTGAAAATGAGGATAAGCAACAAATTCTTTTTAGACAAATAGCTGGCTTTATGGCACGTCGAATTAAATTCTATTTTAAAAAAAATGATGAAGTAAGGCAAGGTGAAAAATGTGGGTTCATTAAATTTGGCTCAAGGGCAGAGGTTTATTTACCAGTTGATGCAGATATTCAGGTGTCTGTAGGAGACAAAATCAAAGGAGGTATTACTGTTTTAGCAAAAATATAG
- a CDS encoding esterase/lipase family protein — protein MCYRNIASFSNNKEKLNKQFKSINIGMMQRSIHTLYFTMIFSLFFVANCGSKDSEKQNNNKHVSTTTHQNQHKQIVQTAPKKKKKKKLKTVKVAKVEERKQAIVLLHGLNRISYDFDIMKAALQKAFPYATIVALKCVDKAPKKWGLSLSMKLSIKEQAELSYQEIKAVLGRNRHVVILGHSQGGLRGFTIIKEYADKLKEELGITIEQLITIGTPWTGATVMDHLNDPNVVNQQLDDCKDTLEKIDEKYRKGIVRYVLKTSLAENFPFLVKYLGQRIVDTTQGAADLKRDSDFIQNYVQKGLKEINVPIKAIAGVLVDFSKLFDYFPSSISKQELEKLNRTYAKLIGGDPMCEHDMLLTVATQHAEGIDKKDFKCIKINDVCHGNKVGISVKKGIAELDNNKVIQTVTEITENVFYKKEQVEVEDTTPTAALGG, from the coding sequence ATGTGTTATAGAAATATTGCTAGCTTTAGCAACAATAAAGAAAAGTTGAATAAACAGTTTAAAAGCATAAATATAGGAATGATGCAGCGATCTATCCATACGCTGTACTTTACCATGATCTTTTCCCTTTTTTTTGTAGCAAATTGTGGTAGTAAAGATTCTGAAAAGCAAAATAATAATAAACATGTATCAACGACCACGCATCAAAATCAACATAAACAAATTGTTCAAACTGCTCCTAAAAAGAAAAAAAAGAAAAAACTAAAAACAGTAAAAGTTGCTAAAGTAGAAGAGAGGAAACAGGCTATCGTATTATTACATGGCTTAAATAGAATATCTTATGATTTTGATATAATGAAAGCTGCTTTGCAAAAAGCATTTCCTTATGCAACTATAGTAGCTTTAAAATGCGTAGATAAAGCCCCTAAAAAGTGGGGGCTATCTCTTAGTATGAAACTCTCTATAAAGGAGCAAGCTGAATTATCTTACCAGGAAATTAAAGCTGTGTTGGGCAGAAACAGGCATGTCGTTATATTAGGGCATAGCCAAGGAGGATTGCGTGGTTTTACTATTATCAAAGAATATGCAGATAAGCTAAAAGAGGAATTAGGTATAACTATAGAACAACTAATAACAATAGGTACGCCATGGACAGGAGCGACTGTAATGGACCATCTAAATGACCCTAACGTTGTTAATCAACAATTAGATGATTGTAAGGACACCTTGGAAAAAATAGATGAAAAATATAGAAAAGGTATTGTTAGATATGTTTTAAAAACAAGTCTAGCAGAAAATTTTCCTTTTCTTGTTAAATATTTAGGGCAACGGATAGTGGATACAACTCAAGGAGCTGCAGATTTAAAACGAGATAGTGATTTCATTCAGAATTATGTGCAGAAAGGTCTCAAGGAAATAAATGTACCCATTAAAGCAATAGCTGGTGTTTTAGTAGACTTTTCTAAATTGTTTGATTATTTTCCTAGTTCTATTAGTAAACAGGAATTAGAAAAGCTCAATCGCACTTATGCAAAACTTATAGGCGGTGATCCAATGTGCGAACATGATATGTTGCTTACTGTTGCTACCCAACATGCAGAAGGAATAGATAAAAAAGATTTCAAGTGTATAAAAATAAATGATGTATGCCATGGTAATAAAGTAGGTATTTCTGTAAAGAAAGGTATTGCTGAATTAGATAATAATAAGGTTATACAAACAGTAACAGAAATTACAGAAAATGTCTTCTATAAAAAAGAACAGGTAGAGGTAGAAGATACTACTCCGACAGCCGCCCTTGGTGGATAG
- a CDS encoding MFS transporter: protein MSTITRSVMSTSQRKTILIANAFIHFDNAIYGYLVPIIAPVFFPDKHIVIQLVLGYGLFMTSFLAKPFGILFFSRIAEDKQESVALRYTLVGVGMGLIAIGLLPSNKEATWWSVILLMLCRICIEACSAGEHHIARLYLLKDASTQQAKGASIAYQVSTMVGILLAGGVGTIFALIHDSAQYWHLPFVIAGVLTLLNLIIFRLYVTDLNVQSTAVYKIDTKTSYVLFLKFWKERIAIIRIAIVTGFSYVTYTVPFLFMNSFVPLVTGISYASMMQHVTIFMVLDVVLLIWMGSICRKYDHNNLMAVSSLFIGLSIMPLFYWLRGASMLYVMFVRCWLIFFGVIFSCFITLWAKEQVSKTTPYITIGFATVLGSTLLGKSATSICLYLFHWSNNPIAPACYIAILAIIASMIMADSASE from the coding sequence ATGTCTACAATAACAAGATCAGTAATGTCTACAAGTCAGCGTAAGACAATACTTATTGCTAATGCATTTATTCATTTTGATAATGCTATATATGGCTATTTAGTTCCAATTATTGCACCTGTTTTTTTCCCTGACAAACATATTGTTATCCAACTTGTATTAGGATATGGCCTTTTTATGACTTCTTTTTTAGCAAAACCATTTGGTATACTCTTTTTTAGTAGAATCGCGGAAGATAAACAAGAATCCGTAGCATTGCGCTATACCCTTGTAGGTGTAGGAATGGGTTTAATCGCTATTGGGTTATTGCCGAGTAACAAGGAGGCAACATGGTGGAGTGTGATCTTACTAATGCTATGTAGAATCTGTATAGAAGCTTGCTCAGCTGGGGAACATCATATCGCTAGATTGTATCTACTTAAAGATGCTTCTACACAACAGGCAAAAGGAGCTTCCATTGCTTATCAAGTTTCAACCATGGTAGGTATACTATTGGCTGGTGGTGTAGGAACTATTTTTGCACTAATTCATGATTCAGCACAATACTGGCATCTTCCTTTTGTTATAGCAGGCGTATTAACTTTATTAAATCTTATTATTTTTAGGTTATATGTAACAGATTTAAATGTACAGTCAACTGCTGTTTATAAAATAGATACAAAAACATCTTATGTTCTTTTTCTGAAATTTTGGAAAGAGCGTATTGCCATCATACGTATTGCTATAGTCACGGGATTTAGCTACGTTACTTATACAGTGCCATTTTTATTTATGAACAGCTTTGTTCCATTGGTGACAGGCATTTCTTATGCAAGTATGATGCAACATGTAACAATATTCATGGTATTGGACGTTGTTTTACTGATCTGGATGGGTTCAATTTGTCGAAAATATGATCATAATAATCTGATGGCCGTATCTAGTTTATTCATTGGCTTATCTATAATGCCACTATTTTATTGGTTAAGAGGGGCTTCCATGTTGTATGTAATGTTTGTACGTTGTTGGTTGATTTTTTTTGGTGTTATATTTTCCTGTTTTATAACACTTTGGGCAAAGGAACAAGTATCTAAAACGACACCTTATATTACCATCGGATTTGCTACCGTATTAGGAAGTACTTTGTTAGGTAAATCTGCTACATCCATTTGTTTGTATTTATTTCATTGGAGCAATAATCCCATAGCCCCTGCTTGTTATATAGCTATTTTAGCAATTATTGCGAGCATGATCATGGCTGATTCTGCATCAGAATAA
- a CDS encoding ankyrin repeat domain-containing protein codes for PLTIATRARDISVVKLLLTHGANINSLDNPEADYAQICGSALHIAMDYGDIPILEILLAHKDIDINQPMRKGWLPLQSGIVGYEFGRDSNNLEAVRLLLRDKRTDVNKRDDTFEKNTSLGVAVECGLTNVVEILLEHPAIDLEPKNRHGRTSLAEAVHGGHVEIVALLLNHGANPEGITKCQDFRKVLNN; via the coding sequence TCCTCTAACCATAGCAACTCGGGCACGCGATATATCAGTGGTAAAGCTATTGCTCACACATGGAGCAAATATTAACAGCTTGGATAATCCAGAAGCTGATTATGCACAGATTTGTGGTAGTGCACTCCATATAGCTATGGATTATGGTGATATACCTATTCTTGAGATCCTTCTAGCGCACAAAGATATAGACATAAATCAACCTATGAGAAAAGGCTGGCTTCCATTACAATCAGGAATAGTCGGTTATGAATTCGGACGTGATAGTAATAACTTAGAAGCAGTACGTTTACTATTAAGAGATAAGAGAACTGATGTCAATAAAAGAGATGATACTTTTGAAAAAAATACTTCACTTGGTGTAGCAGTTGAGTGCGGTCTTACAAACGTGGTGGAAATATTATTAGAGCATCCAGCTATAGATCTGGAACCCAAAAACCGTCACGGACGTACCTCACTTGCAGAAGCGGTACATGGTGGTCATGTAGAAATCGTAGCGTTGCTGTTAAATCACGGAGCTAATCCGGAAGGTATTACAAAATGTCAGGACTTTCGCAAAGTATTGAATAATTGA